CCCCCTCGAAGGCGAGGGCGGCGCGCACGCGCTCCGGGCGCAGGCGCCCGCGGGCGGGCTCGGCGGGCTCGTCGAGCAGCGCGAAGGCGCTTTCGGCGGCGGCGATCCCCTTCTGGAGCTGCTCGTTGATCTGGGTCAGGCGCTTGAGCGGGCGGAAGAGCAGGCCGATGGCGGCGAAGAAGGAGACGAAGCCGCCCACGGTGAACTGATCCGAGGCGGCCTGGCGGGCGGCGACGTAGACGATGAGCGCGAGCGCGGCCACCGCCGCCACCTGCACCACCGAGACGAAGGCCGAGGAGGTGGCCGTGACCCGCGTGTTGAGGCGGCGCACGGCGTCGTTGACCGCGGCGAAGCGGCCGCGCTCGTAGTCCTCGCCGCCGAAGATGCGCACGATGCGGTAGCCGCCCACCGCCTCCTCGAGGACGTGGGTCATGTCCCCCATCGCCCGCTGCAGCCGCCCGCTGAGGCTTCGCAGCCGCCGGCTCGCGAGGCGGACCGTCACCGCGAGCACCGGCAGCACCACGAAGGCGATCAGGGTCAGGCGCCAGTTGAGCCAGAGCATCCAGCCGATGAGCCCCACCACGGCGAGCCCGTCCTGGACCAGCACCACCAGGGCCTGGGTCGAGGCCTGCGCCACCTGGGCGACGTCGTAGGTCACCTTCGAGACCAGCCGGCCGGTGGCGTGGCCGGCGTAGAAGCGCGCCGGCAGCACCAGGAGCTGCTGGAAGAGGTCGCGCCGAAGGTCCATGACCACGTGGTTGGCCACCCAGGCCATGCCCACGGTGGCGGCGTAGCTGGAGATGCCGCGCACGAGGAAGACGGCGATCAGGGCCAGCGGCACCAGCGTCGTCATGCGCGCGTCGCGGGCGATGAAGCTGCCGTCGAGCATGGGCTTGAGCAGCGCCGAGAGCGCCGGCTCCGTGGCGGCGAAGCCCACCATGCCGAGCACGGCGACGGCGAAGACGCGCCAGTAGGGGCGGACGTAGCGGAGCAGGCGCAGGTAGAGCTCGCGCCCGGCCATGCCCGCGGCGCCGCTCACGGGTAGACCCCGGGCTCGCCCGGCGGGCGGTGCTTGAAGCGCTTGTGCACCCAGGTGTACTGCT
This genomic interval from Inmirania thermothiophila contains the following:
- the msbA gene encoding lipid A export permease/ATP-binding protein MsbA, producing the protein MSGAAGMAGRELYLRLLRYVRPYWRVFAVAVLGMVGFAATEPALSALLKPMLDGSFIARDARMTTLVPLALIAVFLVRGISSYAATVGMAWVANHVVMDLRRDLFQQLLVLPARFYAGHATGRLVSKVTYDVAQVAQASTQALVVLVQDGLAVVGLIGWMLWLNWRLTLIAFVVLPVLAVTVRLASRRLRSLSGRLQRAMGDMTHVLEEAVGGYRIVRIFGGEDYERGRFAAVNDAVRRLNTRVTATSSAFVSVVQVAAVAALALIVYVAARQAASDQFTVGGFVSFFAAIGLLFRPLKRLTQINEQLQKGIAAAESAFALLDEPAEPARGRLRPERVRAALAFEGVGFAYDREPVLHDVDLQVAPGETVALVGPSGSGKTTLAMLLPRFYDPTAGRILLDGVDLRELDLAWLRAQIAYVSQEIVLFNDTVRANIAYGALAGADDEAVRRAAEAADALEFIERLPEGFDTVIGERGVRLSGGQRQRLAIARAILKDAPILILDEATSALDSAAERRVQAAVDRLRTGRTSIVIAHRLSTIERADRIVVLDRGRIVETGTHADLLAAGGLYAELQRLQRAKG